Genomic DNA from Paracoccus aminophilus JCM 7686:
CTTGCGTTTGCCGCCGATGGCCATCTGGCGCAGGGTTTCCATCACCAAAGATGCGCCCATCGAATGGCCGACCAGAATGACCTGACGCGCGCCAGCGGCTTCGGCCTCTTCGATGGTCTCTTGCAAGCCATCGCGCGAGAACAGGACCGAATCGCGATCGGCGACATAGGCCAAAGGCTGCCCGCGCGAGGGCCATGCGAAATGCAGCTGCGCGCCCGGCATCTTCATATCATGCGAGAATTGCGCAAAGCGGTAAACGCCCTCGGCGAAGGTGTTGTTATAGCCGTGGACGAAAATCACCGCATCGCGATGTGCGGCAGGCTGCTTCATCAGCTCGCTGCGCACCGCCTGCCGGAAGGCCAGCGGCGTCGCATAATCCAGACGCTGGGTGACCAGAAAATCCGTGTAGGGATTGGGCGCCTTGCCCTCTTTGGGATAGGTGATCGACCCCAGCTTGCGCTCGGGCGGCACCGACACATCGACGCGGCCGTAATGGACGGTCTCGCTGCGCACATTGTCCGGCCCGCGCGTGGTCGCCACCAGGATTTCCTGCACCTGCCCGACCTTGGCAGCCTGCGGGTCCAGAGTGATCGCGCCACGCGGCGAACAGGCGGAAACGGCAATTGTCAGAGAGAGCAGGCAGTAACGCAGCATGGCATCCTCGAACTGAATTTTGCGCAGAAGATGCCAGAGCCCGCTCGACTTGGAAACGGGTCTTGTTGCGGTGAATGCCTGTGACGCAAACGGGTTCAGACGCCGCCGCGATAATTCGCCTTGGGTCCGGCAAACCACCAGGCAATCAGCCCGATCACGGGCAGGAAAGCGATAATCAGCACCCAGATCACTTTGGTCCGGCCGCTTTCACCGCTGTTGATGACCGAGGCAATCGCCCAGACATCCAGTGCAAAGAGAATAAGTCCGAAAAGAAAGCGCATGTGTCTCCCCTGCCATCGACAAATCAACGGCAGGAGAGCGACTCGGTTCCTTAAAGCCCGACCTTACAGGACGTAACGCGACAAGTCGGTCGAGCGCGACAGATCGCCCAGATGCTTTTCGACGAAGGCTGCATTGACCTCGACATGCTCGCCGCTGCGGTCAGGCGCGGCAAAGGACAGCTCTTCGAAGACCCGCTCGATCACGGTGTAGAGGCGACGCGCGCCGATGTTTTCGATCGACGAGTTCACCTCGGCCGCGATCCGCGCCAAGGCCGCGATTCCGTCGGGGGTAAAGGCCACGGTCACGCCCTCGGTCGCCATCAGCGCGGTATATTGCCGGGTCAACGCATTGTCGGTCTCCGAGAGGATGCGAACGAAATCCTCTTCGGTCAAAGCGCGCAGCTCGACCCGGATCGGCAGACGGCCCTGAAGCTCGGGCAGCAGATCCGAGGGCTTCGAGATATGGAAGGCGCCCGAGGCGATGAACAGGATATGGTCGGTCTTCACCGGACCGTATTTCGTCGAGACCGTGGTGCCTTCGATCAGCGGCAGAAGATCGCGTTGCACACCCTCGCGGCTGACATCGCCGCCCCGGACATCGGCACGCGCGGCAACCTTGTCGATCTCGTCGATAAAGACGATGCCGTTTTGCTGGACCGATTCCAGCGCCGCGGCCTTGACCACCTCGTCATCCAGAAGCTTGTCGGCCTCTTCCGAGATCAGCAGCTCATAGCTTTCGGACACCGTGACCTTGCGGCGCACACGACGCCCACCAAAGGCCTTCATCAGCCCCGACAGATCCATCATGCCGCCCATCGCGCCCGGAGGCTGACCCGGGATCTCAGCCATGCCGAAGGGGTTCGAATTGTCCTGAACCTCAAGCTCGATCACCGTGTTGTCGAGCTCGCCCCGCTTGAGCTTGTCGCGGAACAGATCGCGGGTCTGCTCACGCGCATTCTCGCCCGCGAGAATGGCCACGACGCGGTCCTCAGCGGCCTGATAGGCCTTGGCCTTGACCTCCTCGCGCATCCGCTCGCGGGTCTCCACGATCGCGGCATCGGTCAGATCGCGGATGATCTGCTCGACATCGCGACCGACATAGCCGACTTCGGTGAATTTCGTGGCCTCGACCTTGAGGAAGGGCGCACGCGCCAGCTTGGCCAAACGGCGCGAGATCTCGGTCTTGCCGACGCCGGTCGGCCCGATCATCAGGATGTTCTTGGGATAAACCTCATCGCGCAGATCATCGCCCAATTGCTTCCTGCGCCAGCGGTTGCGCAAAGCGACGGCAACCGCACGCTTGGCATCCTTCTGGCCGATGATGAAACGGTCAAGCTCGCTGACGATTTCGCGTGGGGTCAGGTCGGTCATAATGCACCTTTTGCATAGGGAGGCAGGCGGTCCTTGCCCGGAAAGTCAGGCAGGGCGCGCATCAGCACCGCACGCAGCGGCACCCACCACGCCCCCAAAGCGGTGACCGCACCGCCGATAAGAACAAGCACCATGGGCCAGTCGAGCCCGGCGCCATTGCGATAAGCCAGCGTCCAGATCAGCCAGACGAGATAGCCAAGCCCGGCTGTCAGAAAGCTGCGCCGGTCGATGATCAGGGCAAAGACCGTCATCACCGCCAGAACCAAAGCCATGGCCAAAAGCCGCCCCGGCCCCTCCAGCGCCATCGCGGTTTGCCCCAGGGTGTTCATGATCGCGGGCGCGGCAATCAGATGCAGCCAGAAGGCCGAAGCCGAAGCCCGCCCCAGCCGGTAAGGATCGCGCGTATCAAACCAGATCCCGCCAAGCGCCGCGACCAGACCGACAACCAGCGTCGCCAGCCCCAGCCGAGAGCCGCCGGTCAGGCTCAACAGCTCCGCCGGGCTCTGCGCGGTGGTCAGCGAGATCAGATCATAAGGCGCAATCAGCGCCACCCCCAGAAACAGCCCGGCCAGACCGATGAGAAACATGGTGAAGGGCAGGCGGAACCACCAATACCAGCCGACCAGAGCCAAAAGCATCCCGCCCCCGGCCAACAGCTCCAGCCGCTGCAAATCGCTGCCAAAGCCGGTCTTCTCCAGCAACAGCGCCAGTATCGCGCCCATGACCGACAGGGCAAAAGCCGAAACCAGCACGATCGAGGGCAGAACCATCCGCCGCCGCACGGTGAAATAACGAGCAAAGCCGATGCTCAAAACCACGCCGATCAGGCAAAAGGCCAAGGAATCCCCAGCCGCCGATGCCAGCCCCATCAAGCCCGCCATCAGGATCAAAAGACCCGCAGTGATGAAAATCTCGGCAAAGCCGCGAAAGAGCTCGAACGCCTCATCATCCGGCGCAGGCCGCCCGGCCAGCCGTTGCGCGGCCAAAGCCTGGATCGAGGCCGCTTGCGCTTCACTCACGATCCCCGCCGCCACCGCCGCCTTGAGATCGTCCCCGCTCAGATCAGCCATCCCGCTCGCCCTGTCTTTCATGAACAAATATCCCGGGGGAGTCCGCAGGACGGGGGCAGAGCCCCCATCAGCGCCCCATCAGCGCCCGAGAATCTCGACGGTCAGATTGCCGTTGGTATAGACGCAGATATCGGCCGCGATCTTCATCGCCTTGCGCGCGATGGTCTCGGCATCGCCCTCGCCCTCCATCAAGCCACGCGCCGCCGCCAAAGCGAAATTCCCGCCCGAGCCGATTGCGGCAACATCATGTTCCGGCTCCAGCACGTCGCCCGCGCCGGTCACGACGAAAATATCGACGCCATCGGTGACGATCAGCATGGCCTCGAGATTGCGCAGATATTTGTCGGTGCGCCAATCCTTGGCCAGCTCGACACAGGCCCGCGCCATCTGACCCGGAGCCGCCTCGAGCTTCTTTTCCAGCCGCTCGAGCAGCGTGAACGCATCCGCCGTCGATCCGGCAAAGCCCACGACCACATCGCGCCCGCCCGGCGACAGCCGACGCACCTTGCGCGCCGTGCCCTTCATGACCGTCGGACCGACGCTGACCTGACCGTCACCGGCCACGACCACCTGACCATTGCGCCGCACCGCCAGAATAGTGGTGCCGTGCCAGCCGGGAAACTTGTCATCCGCCATCGCTTAACTCCTTCGTTGCAGGTGAAATATGAGCGCGGGCAGGGTTTCGCAACCCATCCAGAGCCTCTAAGCTTCGCCCCATGAGTGAAGCAAACCTCCTGCGCGTCTACCTCGAGCCTCCGATGCTGAAAACGGCGCGGGCGGGGTCCTTCAATTTTCTCAACCAGCTGCGCGCCGCGGTTGAAGCGAAGGGCTGGCAGATCGACTGGTGCGAGACCGGAGCGGCGGCGCGTGACGCCGCGCCAAGCCTGCCGGGCTATGCGCTTTTTCACACCGAAGCCCCGACGCATGAGCGCGCGCTCAGCTTTCGCAAAGCCTATTTCTACCCGTTCTGGCAGATCGAGCCCCATCAGCAGCGCTGGCGCTTCCATGTCGCGGAAACCCCCTTCGTTCCTGACACGATCCCCCCGGTCGAGGCGCGCGCCTTTGTCGAGCGGCTCCGCGCCCGGGTCATGCCCGAGACAAAGCCCGCGCGTGAAAATTATATCCTGATCCCGCTTCAGGGCCGGATCCGCAGCTGTCGCTCGTTCCAGACCATGAGCCCGCTTGAGATGGTCGAGACCGTGGCGGCAAGCGGGCGCGCGGCAGTGGCGACCTTCCATCCCAATGAAAGCTATTCCGCCGCCGACCGCAGCGCCTTGCAAGAGCTCGCGGCGCGCTATCCGAACCTGCAAATTGGCGGCGACACCCAGAAGCTACTGCCGGGCTGCAGCTTTGTCGCGACCCAGAACAGCGCCGTTGCCTTCGAGGGCTTCTTGCTGAAAAAGCCCGCCGTTCTCTTCGGCCAGTCGGATTTCCACCATATCGCGCTCAATGTCGCCGAGCTTGGCGCGCAAGAGGCTCTGGCCCGCGCGCCGTCGCTCAAGCCCGATTTTGAGCGCTATCTCTTCTGGTTTCTGCGCCGCATGGCGATCAATGCGACCGCGCCCGATGCGCAGGACCAGATCCGCGCGGCCATGAAAAGAGGCGGCTGGCCAATCTGACCGCCGCCCCTTCGATCTCTTCTCAAACCGCCCAATCCTCAGGCGGCCTGCTCATCCGCGCGATGCTCAGATCGCGTCGTCGATCCAGGCTTTCAGCGCGGCTTTCGGCGCGGCGCCGATCTTGTTCGAGACAACTTCGCCGTCCTTGAAGAGGAACAGCGCCGGGATGCCGCGAACGCCAAGCGCCGCCGGGCTTTCCGGGTTTTCGTCAACATTGACCTTCACGATCTTGACCTTGTCGCCATATTCAGCGGCAAGCTCTTCCAGCGACGGGCCGATCATACGGCAGGGGCCGCACCATTCCGCCCAGAAATCGACGACGACGGGAACGGGCGACTGCTTCACTTCGGCGTCGAAGCTTGCGTCGGTAACGGCTTGCGTAGCCATGGGGATCTCCTGTTCGCGTCCGGCCCTGCCGGACATTCTCTCTGTTCCAAGAGCTAGGTGGCGAACAGGCTCGGGTCAAGTCCGACCAGCGCTTCATCAAGCAGCGCCTCGGCGATCACATCCATTCGGCGCGCCCTTGTCCACAAAACCGCCGCCTCGACCGCACGCCCCGGATAGATCTGCGCCAGCGCCGTGCGATAGGCCGCAAGCTGGCGCAAAATGCCAAGCGGAGTTGCTTCGGGCCGGTCGGGGATCTCGCGGTTCGATTTGAAATCGACCGCCAACACGCGGTCGGGCAGCACGATCAGCCGGTCGATCGCGCCGCTGATCACGCCCAAACCCGGCAACTCGCCGACCAGAGCCACCTCGCGCAGAACCTCGGCCCCGGCGGGCAGATCGAAGACCGCGCCGAGATCGGGGGCCGAGATCACCTCGGCGGCCTCGGCCAGCAGATCGGCCAGCGTGGCATCATCAGGCAGCCCGCCCTCGGCATCGGCCAGAACATCGCGCGCGACCTGCGGCCAGTCTTCGGGATCGAGATCGGGCAGATGTTCCAGCAGCAGGTGAAGCCGCGTACCGGCCAACATCGCCGCCTCGGCATCGCCTTCGTAATCGGTGGGCTTGCCGATCACCTTGGCGCCGCCCAGCCCCGTCGCTGCAACCGGACGCGCCGGGCGGGGATAGAGCTTCGCGGGACGGCGCAGCCAGTCCGGCTCGGCGATCTCATGTATGGGGCGATCTTCGGTCTGCGGCGCGTCTTCGGGCCAATCGCCGTGGGAAAAGCGCAGGATCTCGCCGCCGGTCGGGCCGGGCAGGGTGCAGCGGTGCAGGCCCTCGACCCGCGACAGCCCCGCGGCCACCTGCGCGTGCCAGCTGTCCTCGCCCGCGCCGGTTTCACCCGCCGCCGCCACGATCAGCCAGCTTTCCGCGCGCGTCAGCCCGACATAGAGCAGCCGCTTGCGTTCGAGCATTTGGCGCTCGGTTTGGGCGGCGGCCAGCTCGGCGATCTGGGCGGGGCGTTCATCCTTGCGCCCGCGCCAGACCGGCGCCGCGCCCGGCATCCGCATCACCGCCGCCTCTTGCGGCGGGCGGCGCTTGGCGGCGTCGGGCAGAATGACGATCGGCGCTTCAAGCCCTTTCGAGCCATGCACCGTCATCACCCGGATCAGCCCCTCGCCCTCTTCGCTGGCCGAGCCCGCCTGACGTTTGACCTCGACATCATCGCCCTCGAGCCAGACCAGAAATCCGGTGAGCGAGGGCACTTCCGACATTTCATAGATCAGCGCCTGCGACAGCAGCTCGTCGATCCCGTCCTCGGCCTCGACACCCAGCCGAGAAATCAGCTTTTCGCGCCCGTTGTGGCGGATCAGAAGCCGCGAAATCAGATCATAGGGCCGCATGAAGCCGGTCTGGCCCATCAGATCGAACAGCACCTCGAACGCGCCGCGATGACGTTCGGATTCGCGCAACCTTTGCCAGAGATAAGCCTTGCCCTCGCGTCCGGAGGAGAGACGGTAAAGCTCATCCTCGCTCAGCCCAAACAGCGGCGAGCGCAGGGCTTCGGCCAAGGCCAGATCGTCTTCGGGCGTCGCCACGACCGAGAGCACGGATTGGATGTCCATCACCGCAAGTTCTGCCGCGAGCTTGAGCCGATCCGCCCCGGCCACCGGCAGACGCGCGGCTTTTAGTGCCCCTATGATCTCGCCAAACAAATCTGAGCGTCTTTGAACAAGAATTAGTATATCACCTGCGCGAGCACGCCGTATCTTGTTGTTCTTTGCGTCATAAATCGGCTGTCCCAGAATGTCAGCGATGCCTTCGGCAATCGCGCGGGCCAGCTCCGAGATCTCGGAATTCTCAACCGCCTGATCAACCGGATCGGTCCAGTCCCCAACCTCGGGCACTTCGGGCTTCGGGATCGCGGGCCACAGATCGACGCGCCCGGGCAGAGCGGTGCGGAATGCGATATGCCGGGGTGGATCGCCCAAGCCGCGCGCGGCCTCGCCCGCGAAAACCGCATCCACCACCGAGAGGATCGCGGTCGACGAGCGGAAGGAATGACGCAGTTCCAGCACCTGCATCGGGCGCTCGACGGCGGCAAAAGCCTCGGCAAAGCCCTGACGGCGTTCTTCGAACACCGCGATATCGGCGCCCTGGAACGAATAGATCGATTGTTTCGGATCGCCCACGACGAAAAGCGTGCGCACGTCATCGGGCCGCGCGCCCTCGCCCGAGGTGAATTCGTCGGTCAGCCGCTGGATCACCTGCCATTGCTCGGGGCTGGTGTCCTGCGCCTCGTCGACAAGGATATGGTCGATGCCGCCATCCAGCCGGAAGAGCACCCATTGCGCCATCGAGCTTTCCGACAACAGCGCCGCCGTCTTACCGATGAGATCGTCAAAATCGAGCCAACCCGACGCGCGTTTGGCCGCCTCGTATTTCTGCGAAAACGCATGACCGAACCGCTGCAAAGCCAGCGTCTTTTCGGCATGGGCCAAGGCGAGCCGCTTGGCGCGCGCGCCCTCGACCCGCGCCATCAGATTGTTCAGATCGTCCATGAAGGGCGCGCAGGCACCGCTTTGCAGCCCCTTGGTCGGGAAAGAGCCGATCTTGGCGGTGAAGGGCTCTTTCGCGCCCGAGCCGGTCAAAAGCACGCCTTCCAGCAGCGCGACCTCGGCCATGCCGGGCTGGGCCCAATCGCCCGCTGCCAGCTTTGCCGCTGCCTTGCTGTCATTGGCCCCGCTGCCCGAAAGCGCCGGGATGATATTTGTGATCACATCTGCGCGCCCGCCCGGAAAGACATCGCTGCGCAGATCGGCCCAGGAATAGCCGGGCGGCAAATCCGCCATGATCCAGACCTCGGCCTCGTCGGGGTGCGCGTCAAAGCCCTTGAGACCGGCCAGAAATCCGTCAATGCGGTCGCCGGAATGCAGCGCGAGCAGATCCTGCAATTCGGGCGCGTTGTCCTGCGCCATCTCTTCGATGATTTCCGAGCGGATCAGCGCGGCGGTGCGGTCGTCGAGTTCGGAAAAGCCATGCGGCACGCCCGCTTCCAACGGAAAACGCCGCAAAACACCCGCGCAGAAGCTGTGGATCGTCTGCACGCGCAGCCCGCCCGGCGTCTCGATCGCGCGGGCAAACAGACGGCGCGCGGCGGGCAGGTCGGGTTCGGTCGTCTCGCCCAAAGCGGCCAAAGCCTCGATCAGCTTGGGCTCGGGCAGCATCGCCCATTCGCCGAGACGCTTGAGCAGACGGTTCTGCATCTCGGTCGCGGCGGCCTTGGTATAGGTCAGGCAGAGAATGCGCTCCGGCGCGGTCCCGGCCAGCAAAAGCCGCGCCACCCGGTCGGTCAGCACCCGCGTCTTGCCCGAGCCCGCATTCGCCGTCAGCCAGGTCGAGCGCCCCGGATCGGCGGCCCGGACCTGCGCCAGCGTCGCCTCATCCATCATTGTGATCACCAATTTTCATCGGGCTCGCCGCCTCGGTCGGAGCCCATTCGCCCATGCGCGACAGATGGTCATAATCGCTGCCGTGGACCGATTGTTCCATCGCAAGCCGGGCGGTAAAGCCACGCTCGCCGCGCAGATATTTCCCGATCAGCTCGGCGAAACCAGACCAAGTTCGGTCGGCGAAACCAAAGGGAAAGTCGCGGCTTTCGGTGCGGCCCTCGCCGCCAAGCTGGATATAGCTGATGCCCGCGACCTCGGTCTGGCCCAGCTTTTCAAAGGCACCGCGCTCGGCCATCGCGGCTTCGAGTGGCAGCTGCTTATCGAAATGGGCGATCTGCTTGTCGGTCGGCGGTTTGCCGGATTTGTAGTCATAGATCTGCGCCCGCCCATCGGGCAGAACGTCGATGCGGTCGGGCTGCGCAGTCAGCGCGAAATCGAAATCGGGCAGCATCGCTTTGCCCCGGCTTTCGACCACCAAGGGCAGACTACCCGAGGCGAGCCGCTCGGATTCGTCGCGCACCAGCTGATCGGCGATCCGCGCAATCCGCGCCCGCCAGAACAGCCGCGCCGAGGGCCAGGGCACCTTGGCTTCAAGCACCTCATCGGCTTTCCTGAGCAGCACCGCTTTCAATGCTTCGGGGCTGGTGTCCGCGCCACGCGCCAGCAAAAAGCCCTGCACGATGCCGTGCAGCACCGTGCCGCGCTCGGCCGGATCGGGCTCGGCGCGCAGCGGGGGCAGGCGGTTCAGGCCCAATACGCGGCGCGCATAGACCGCATAGGGGTCGCGGATCAGGGTCTTGACCTCGGTCACCGACATCTGGCTGAGCGCCGGGAAGGGTGGGATCGGCGAGGGGCGCTCGGCGGGCGCGATCTTCAGGCGCGGGCGGCCCTGCAGCTCGGCGAGATCGAGCCAGAGCTGGCCGCGTTGGCGCATCGCCGCAAGCGCCTCTTTGCCGTTTTGCGCAGGCAGGCCGCCCAAGAGGTTCACCAGACGGTTCAGCCAGCGCGAGGGGATCGTCTCGGCCTCGGCATCGCGGCGGGCGCGCGTCAAGATCACGCGGGGCGCGGCGACGGCCTGCTGGAAGTCATGCGCCGAAAGCCCGATCCGGCGTTCCGGCAAAGTCAGCCCCGCCGCAAGCCGCATCGGCCGCGACAGCCACGGATCGGGGTCGAGCGCCTGCGGCCAGCTGCCCTCATTCAGCCCGGCCAAGATCAGGAGCGGCGATTTCTCGGTCCTTGCCTCGCGCGGGCCGCGGAAATGGATCAGATGGTTGGTGATCGCGTCGAGGCGGACGCTTTGCAGGTTCATCTCGCGCATCAGGAAATCGGCGAACTCACCGGGGCGCATGTCATGGCCGAGATGGGCATGGGTGTTGAGATGGCCCAGGAGCGCCTTGGCCGCCTCGCCGGGACGCTCTTTCCAGAGCTCGGAGGCCTCGGGCGCGCCGCCCGGACCCGCCGCCAGCTCATTGGCCAAAGCCTCCAGATCGGCAAGCCGCTGGGTCAGCGGGCGCGGGCGGCGATCCTCGGCCAGAGGGGCGAGCCGCTCCATCGTCTGGGCGAGCCATTCGGCCCAGTCGCGCCGGGTTTCGTCACGTTTCGAGCCCCAGCGGCGCATGAATTCGGCATCCGGGAAGGCGGGGCCGTGGCGGCGCAACTCGAGCTCGAGATCGCGGGTCAGGCGCTGATGCTCGCGCCGGGTCTCGCGGCCCGCGCCGGAATGCGAGAGCGGATGTTTCAGGATCACCAGCAGGGCATCGACGGTCAGCGGCTGGCCGAAAAGCGCAGCAACATGGCGCAAGAAGAGCCCCGGCGAGGTCAGCGCCAGCGGGCGGCCCGAGCTGTCATCGGGAATGATGCTCCAACGATCCAGCGCCGAGGTCACACGCCGCAAGAGCCCGCGATCGGGGGACAAAAGCGTCAACTCGCGGCCCTCTTCAGCGGCTTCGCGCATGATCAGCGCAATCGCCTCGGCCTCTTCGCCGGGCTGCTCGGCTTCGATAAGGGTCAGGCCCTCGGTCGCGGGGATGAGATCGCCGAGACCCGGGCCTTCGGCGATCCATTGATCGGTGACCGGGGCAGGGCGCAAGGCCAGCGACATCAGCCGGTTGCGCGCCGGGTCCGGCGCCTGATGGCTGAGCGTCCAAGGCTGCGGCTCGCCGAATTCGGCGATGAACGGGGCGTGACGGGCCTGCGGGTGATCCTCGGCCCGGGCGTCGAGCGTCTTCCAGACCGAGGAGGATTGCCACGGGTCATAGCCCGGCAGCACCACCGCGCCCTTGTCCAATCGCGCGACCGCCATCATGAAATCCCGCGTCGCGCCATGCGAGCCGGTCGAGCCCGCGACCACGACCGGATCGGCGGGCAGGTTCCGGCCCTCAGCCCAGTCGCGCGCCATCGCCTCTCCGGCCTGACGCAGCCGGGCTTCGCTGTCCTGCGCGGGCTCGGCCATGTAGAAATTGGCGGCGATCTTCAGAAATTCGAGCGAGCGCGCCCAATGCTGGGCATGGTCCGAAGCGTCGATCTTGGTCAGATCCTCGACCGTCAGCCCCTCAAGCTGCATTTCCGCCATGAGATCGGCCAGCGAGGCTGCGAGTTCCGGCACCGACTGGCCGCGCGCGAGATCGGGCTGGAGCTTGACGAACCGGTCGATGGTCTGGCCGAGCTCAAGCCGCCGCGCCAGCCGCGCGGTCGCCGCGCCGCCGCCAAGCTGGGTGACCAGCCGCATCTGCGGCAGAAAGCGCGGGCCTCGGGTCAGGAAAGCCTCGCGCAATTCGGTCAGCGTGCGGCCCGAGTTGAGATAGACCGTCACCCGCGCCATCGCCTCGGGCGGGCGACCCGCCATGCGCTCGATCAGCCCATCGGCGAGGGCTCCGGCGAAATCGACGCCACAGGGCAGGGCAAAGACGCCCGGCTGCCACTCAGCCATAAAGCATTTCCTCGGCTTTCGAGATGCAATCCGGGCGGCCGACATCGCACCAATTGCCGCGATGGATCAGGCCGAAGGCGCGGCTGTCGGCGATCATCAGATCCCAAAGCCGGTTGAGCGAAAAGGCCTCGGCGCCAATTTCGGCGAGGCGCTCGGTCTTGATGATCTGCGCGCCGCCATAGACGAGCTCGCCCTTGCGCAAGATCCGGCCCTCGGCATCGAGCGAGAAATCCCCGGAGCCGATCCGGCCCCGCGCGGCATGAAGCGGGATCAGCATCAACAGTGCGTCCATCCGCGCCGGATCCCATGCGGCGCGCAGGCCCGCGATGGGGTTGGGGCCGGTCCAGACCACATCGGGATTGATTGTGATCACAGGCCCGTCGCCCAGCAAAGGCAGCGCCTTTTTCAGGCCACCGCCGGTTTCCAGCAGCGCCTCGCTTTCGTCCGAAATCAGCACCTCGCGCCCCTGGAGGTGGTCGGCGATCTGATCGCCAAGGTAATGGGTGTTGACGACGATGGTCTCAGCCCCGCCTTCCCGCGCGAGATCGAGCGCCCGGTCCAGCAAGGTGCGCCGCCCGACCTTGATCAGCGGCTTCGGCATCCGGTCGGTCAGGGGCGCCATGCGCGTGCCCTTCCCGGCGGCAAAGAGCATCAGCTTGCGGGGCGCGTCGTTGTCAGTGTGGGACATTGGCGGGCGATCCTTTCGATGATCTCTGAGGTGGGCTCGGGGATGCCGCCGAGTGCGGCGGCCAGCGGGCCCAGCGCCGGATGGGCGAGGTTGCGACGGATCATCTGCCAGACCCGCGGCATGAAGGCCAGATAGCGCGGCTTGCCGTCGCGCAGGCACAGCCGGGTGAAAATCCCCATGATGCGCAGGCTACGCTGCGCGCCCAGCAGGGCATAGGCGGCACGGAACCGCTCGGGGTCGCTGCCGCTCGTCGCGATATAATGCGCGATTTCAGCCTCTTCGATCTCGGCCGGGATGTCGCGGCGCGCATCTTGCAGCCCCGAGACCAGATCATAAGCGGGATGGGTGATGACCGCGTCCTGAAAGTCGAGCAGGCCCAGCGGCGCCGCGCCACGCCAGATCACATTCTCGGCGTGGAAGTCGCGCA
This window encodes:
- the addB gene encoding double-strand break repair protein AddB; this encodes MAEWQPGVFALPCGVDFAGALADGLIERMAGRPPEAMARVTVYLNSGRTLTELREAFLTRGPRFLPQMRLVTQLGGGAATARLARRLELGQTIDRFVKLQPDLARGQSVPELAASLADLMAEMQLEGLTVEDLTKIDASDHAQHWARSLEFLKIAANFYMAEPAQDSEARLRQAGEAMARDWAEGRNLPADPVVVAGSTGSHGATRDFMMAVARLDKGAVVLPGYDPWQSSSVWKTLDARAEDHPQARHAPFIAEFGEPQPWTLSHQAPDPARNRLMSLALRPAPVTDQWIAEGPGLGDLIPATEGLTLIEAEQPGEEAEAIALIMREAAEEGRELTLLSPDRGLLRRVTSALDRWSIIPDDSSGRPLALTSPGLFLRHVAALFGQPLTVDALLVILKHPLSHSGAGRETRREHQRLTRDLELELRRHGPAFPDAEFMRRWGSKRDETRRDWAEWLAQTMERLAPLAEDRRPRPLTQRLADLEALANELAAGPGGAPEASELWKERPGEAAKALLGHLNTHAHLGHDMRPGEFADFLMREMNLQSVRLDAITNHLIHFRGPREARTEKSPLLILAGLNEGSWPQALDPDPWLSRPMRLAAGLTLPERRIGLSAHDFQQAVAAPRVILTRARRDAEAETIPSRWLNRLVNLLGGLPAQNGKEALAAMRQRGQLWLDLAELQGRPRLKIAPAERPSPIPPFPALSQMSVTEVKTLIRDPYAVYARRVLGLNRLPPLRAEPDPAERGTVLHGIVQGFLLARGADTSPEALKAVLLRKADEVLEAKVPWPSARLFWRARIARIADQLVRDESERLASGSLPLVVESRGKAMLPDFDFALTAQPDRIDVLPDGRAQIYDYKSGKPPTDKQIAHFDKQLPLEAAMAERGAFEKLGQTEVAGISYIQLGGEGRTESRDFPFGFADRTWSGFAELIGKYLRGERGFTARLAMEQSVHGSDYDHLSRMGEWAPTEAASPMKIGDHNDG
- a CDS encoding nucleotidyltransferase family protein — encoded protein: MSHTDNDAPRKLMLFAAGKGTRMAPLTDRMPKPLIKVGRRTLLDRALDLAREGGAETIVVNTHYLGDQIADHLQGREVLISDESEALLETGGGLKKALPLLGDGPVITINPDVVWTGPNPIAGLRAAWDPARMDALLMLIPLHAARGRIGSGDFSLDAEGRILRKGELVYGGAQIIKTERLAEIGAEAFSLNRLWDLMIADSRAFGLIHRGNWCDVGRPDCISKAEEMLYG